The genome window ATTTGCGCGATTTCGAAATGAAAAATAACACATTTGCTGGACAAGTAAAAAATGCTGAAATAAAGGAATCAAGAGGATTGAATATTCAGAAATTGACAACAAATTTCTTGTACGCAGATACACAAGCGTATCTGAAAAACCTTTATTTACAAACACCAAGAACTATTCTTCGTGACGAAGTTATTTTGCACTACAATACAATTAATGAGTTAACTTCTCATCCAGAAAATGTTCTAGTCAATGCGAATATCAAAAACTCAAAAATTGGTTTTGCAGATATTCTAAATCTTGCACCAACGCTTAGAAATACAATGCCTTTCGATAAATATCCAAACGCCATTCTAAGTGTTAACACCAATGTAAAAGGAAAAGTAAACGATTTATTGATTAATAATTTACAAGTTTCTGGTTTAGATGATTTGCAACTTTCGGCTTCTGGAAGAGTGAAAAATGCGATGAATCCGAAGAATTTATTTTATGATTTAAACATCAAAAACTTTTCGACATCATCAAAAACGATTTATAATTTAGTTCCGAAAAATACTATTCCAAATAACATTAGAATTCCTTCAAAGCTTTCTGTCAAAGGAAAAGCGAAAGGAACAACCGAAATCATCAATACGCAATTGGCAATAAATTCTACGTTAGGAAATGCGAAAATTGATGCGATTGTGGACATGCAAAAAAAGGATGCTGAGAAATATAATGTCAAAGCAGATCTACAAAATTTGGATGTTGGAACACTTATTAGCAACAAGGATTTAGGTAAAATAACTGGAAAAATTAACGCTATTGGAACAAGTTTCAATCCTGAAAAAATGGTTACAAAACTTTCGGGAACCGTTTCATCAGCTTATTACAATAAATATACTTATCAAAATATTGCACTCGATGCAAAAGTGAATCATGGAGCGTTTGATGCGCATGTTTTCTCAAAAGATCCAAACGCTAATCTTAATTTGACAGCTTCTGGCGTGTACAAAAAAGATTTATCTGATGTAAAATTGAACGGAAATATTGTGAAATTAGATGTTCAAAAACTTGGTCTTTACAGCGAACCAATGATTGTTGCAGGAGAAATTGATGCCAATTTTGCTGATTTAAATCCAGATTATTTAAATGGTTCTTTATATCTAAAAAACTTTGCATTATCCAATACAAAAGATATTTTTCCAATGCAAGAAGTGAGCTTGATTGCGACTTCAACTGCTGATTCGAATCAAATTAATTTGACTTCACAATTGGCTGATTTGGATATGAAAGGAAAATTTAAATTGACGCAAATTTTTGGTTCATTAACTTCAACGATTAACCAATATTATGAATTTCAGAAACCGAATAAAGACGAAAAAATAGAACCTCATCAATTCTTTACTTTGAATGCAAAAATTAAAGATGATGAGTTGATTCGAAGATTTGTTCCCGATTTGAAAAATTTCGAAACCATAACATTTGACGCAACTTATGATGCCGATTCAAAACAAATCAATGTGGATGGAAAAATTCCGAATTTAACGTACGGAACGAATACAATTAACAACGGAGTTTTAAAACTATCCAACCAAAATGAAGCCTTGTTGTATTCGTTGAATGTGGATGCATTAAAAAGCGAAAGTTTTCAATTGCAAAAAATTGATTTGAATGGTGATATTACAAATAATGTCATCAATTATAATGTTTCGACAAAGGATGCGAAAGATGCGACGCAATTTTTGGTGGCTGGAAATCTAAAAACACTAAACGACATAACGGAAATTAGTTTAAATCCGAATGGATTGGTTTTAAATTACGATCAATGGCAAGTTGGGGAAGGAAATTTAATTCAGTTGAGAAAAGATGGAATTATCGCGCATAATTTCAGTTTGATGAACAATGGAAGTCAAATTTTATTGCAATCTGAATCAGAAAAAGGAACAAGTCCGCTGAATATTACCATCAAAGATTTCAAAATTGAAACCATTGCAGAAATCATTAAAAAAGATGATTTACCTGCCGAAGGAACAATCAATGGAACAGCTCAAATTAGAGATTTAAACAAAGAAATGACCTTCAATGCTGATTTGACCGTTTCAGATTTAAAAGCTTTCGGAAATCCTATTGGAAATATTATCGCAAAAGTAAAAAATACTTCTCCAACCATGATTAACGCTGATATTACCTTAGATGGAAACAGCAACAACATGAAGATTTTTGGAGATTATAATACCAAAGAAAGTGCGTTTGATTTAGCTTTAGATATCAATCGATTAGAAATGAAATCGGTGCAAGGATTTACAATGAATCAAATCAAAGACACAGAAGGTTATATTTCTGGAAATCTAAAAATCGCTGGAACAATAGATAAACCGAGCATTTTAGGTCAAGTCAAATTTAATCAAGTTGGTTTAACGATTGCTGAAACAGGAAGTAATTTCAGAAAAATTGATGATGCAATTGATTTCACGAACAAAGGAATTGAGTTCAATAAATTCAAAATCAATGACAACGAAGAAAATTCTTTAACAATAAGAGGAGAAATTTTAACCGAAACATATCGTGATTTTGCCTTCAATTTAACAGCAAATGCACGAGATTTCAATGTTGTAAATTCTGAAAAATCGAACGACGCCATCATGTACGGAAAGTTAGCGGTTAATGCAAACTTGACGATAAAAGGAGATTTAGATTTACCAAAAGTAAACGGAAGTTTAACAGTAACTGATGACACGAATTTCACATTTGTTTTGCCACAATCATCGCCTTCTTTACAAGAGCGCGAAGGAATTGTCGAATTCATTGATCAAGATCAAGTGGCGCTTCAAGAAACGATTAAAACAGACGAATTAAAAGCCGAATCTAAAATAAAAGGTTTAGATGTAAGTGTCAATATTGAAATTAGCAAAGAAGCCAAGACATCAATTATCATCGACAAAGCAAACGGAGATTTTGTAGAAATACAAGGTGAAGCCGAATTAACAGGCGGAATGGATCCTTCAGGAAAAATGACGTTGGTTGGCGTTTATCAAGTAGAAAAAGGTGCGTACGAACTTTCGGTGAGCTTGTTAAAACGTCGTTTTGATATTCAGAAAGGAAGTAGCATTACATGGACTGGTGAGCCAACTACAGCCAATTTAGACATTACGGCGATTTACAAAACAAAAGCCGCTCCTATTGATTTGATCGAACAACAAATTTCGGGCTATTCTTCTTCTGAAATGAATATGTATAAACAACGAATTCCGTTCAATACCGAGTTAATTTTGAAAGGTGAATTATTAAAACCTGATATTAAATTCAATATTTCAATGGATAAAGACAATCCTTCCATTGCAACTGCGGTGATCGAAAATACACAATCGAAATTGGATCAGTTGAAAAATGATGAAGCCGAAATGAACAAGCAAGTGTTTGCCTTATTGTTGCTGAATCGTTTTATTGGCGAAAATCCATTCGAAAGTAAAACAAGTGTTTCTGCAGAAACAATGGCGCTACAAAGTGTAAGTAATATTTTGTCACAACAGTTGAATAATTTGGCGGATGATTTAATCCAAGGAATTGATATCGATTTGGGATTAGATACAGAAGACGATTATTCTTCGGGATCTAAAAATACACGAACAGACCTGAATGTTGCCGTGAGCAAACGTTTGTTAAACGACCGAATGAAAGTTTCGGTTGGAAGTAATTTTGGTTTAGATGGTGATGCACGAGAAAATGAAAACATGACCAATATTGCAGGTGATATTACGATCGATTATAGTTTATCGCGTGATGGTCGATACATGTTGAGAGCTTATCGAAAAGATGAATACCAAGTCGCATTACAAGGACAAATTGTAGAGACAGGCGTTGGATTTATCATCACATTAGATTACGATAAATTCAAAGAAATTTTCGAGAAAAGAAGAAAAAATAGAGCGAACAGAGCAAATAGAAAAACACAAAATCAAGAAGTGAAACCATGAAAAAATCAACCTTAACGTATATTAAAATTATTGCATATTCATTTTCTGCTCTAGGTATTTCTTCTTGTAGCAATACACGTTTTTTGAAAGAAGGTGAGATGCTTTACACAGGTTCTAAATTAACGATAAAAGGCGATTCGTTAAGCAAAACTGACAAAGCAGAATTAAAAGATAATCTCGAAAAAAATATCATCCCCAAACCTAATTCAAGTTTTTTTGGACTTCGTCCTCGTTTGTACATTTACAACATCACGAGCGAACCTAAAAAGCAAAAAGGATTGAAATATTGGTTGAAATATAAAGTGGGTGAAAAACCTGTTTTATTGGGTGATGTCGACATCGAATTCAATAAAGATATTTTAGTTAATTATTCTGAAAACAAAGGTTATTTCAATGCCAAAGCACAGGGTGATACAATAAGTACAAACAAAAAAGCGGAAGTGCATTATGTCTTACAACCGCGCAAACGTTATTACATCAACCAAGTTAATTTCCCAAAAGATACCACTTTAGCGATCAACAAAGAAATTAAAAAAACGCAAGCAAATACGTTACTGAAAGATAAGCAACCTTTCGATTTGGATGTGATCAAGGCAGAACGAGAACGAATAGATGCGCGTCTGAAAGAAAATGGTTATTATTATTTTCATCCTGATAACATCATTGTGCAAGCGGATAGTACAGTTACGAATAAGCAAGATGTCGAACTATTTGTCAAGTTAAAAGATAAGACACCAGAGCAAGCCAAAAAACAATATAGCATTGACAAGGTTATTGTTTTCCCAGATTATAACATTCGAGACGCACGAAAAGGCATCTATAAAATGCCGATGAACAACGATTCCTTAGCAAAATACGAGCAAAATGGTTTTTACATGGTTGATCTAAAAAATAGTTTCAAACCAAAAGTTTTTGACCGTGTGTTATATTTTAAAACGGGAGAGATTTACAACCGAGCAGATCATAATTTAACCCTGAATCGATTAATTAATTTGGGTGTTTTCAAATTTGTGAAAAATGATTTCGTGATTTCTGATTCGGTTAACCATAAATTTGATGTGTATTATACCTTAACACCACGCGAATTTCAGTCGTTGAGATTAGAAGTTTTAGGACGAACAAACTCGGCGAATTATGGTGGTGGTGAGTTAAATCTCAATTGGACACATCGCAATATTTTCAAAGGGGCAGAACAGCTTAAAATGGCTTTATATGGAGCATTTGACATGCAATTGGGCGGACAAAAAGATGCGAATAATATTTTTAGAGCTGGTTTTAATACGCAACTTTCGATTCCAAGAATTGTCGCGCCTTTCAAATTTCATTCGTCAAGTGCGTTTGTACCGAGAACCAATA of Empedobacter falsenii contains these proteins:
- a CDS encoding translocation/assembly module TamB domain-containing protein: MLKYFSLTLLSIILLLTIAIFSLQFPAVQNFVKNKLVNYLENKIHTKVQLDRIYIDFPNSLVMENLFLQGQDVDTLLSVKKFDVGLDIWQLTKSKADIKSIDLNGVHANVIRKPDGKFNFNYIINAFATDEKDESPSKPFIISLDKIKLNDINVSFNDQQAANNIKVYLNSFDTRVKKFDLEQNSYGIGDFNLDGLKLKLKQDIVKEVAKKVEEKVDSLNDQKPMKIELNGINLTNFEVDYGDDISGMFAKVKFKDFKTRVKKLDLQQNSYAVDDILVNGLLVDFDQKMVNKIKENNVDKIDPKSKQNPLQIALNKINLNDIKVNYGDENSKTFAKINLNEFETKINKLDLENSIFDIENILLKDADIEANLFLSSNNSTSTSSTSSTPMNLVLNETKLENVKVKYNNTAERRTAQGMDFNHLDFSKLNLDLRDFEMKNNTFAGQVKNAEIKESRGLNIQKLTTNFLYADTQAYLKNLYLQTPRTILRDEVILHYNTINELTSHPENVLVNANIKNSKIGFADILNLAPTLRNTMPFDKYPNAILSVNTNVKGKVNDLLINNLQVSGLDDLQLSASGRVKNAMNPKNLFYDLNIKNFSTSSKTIYNLVPKNTIPNNIRIPSKLSVKGKAKGTTEIINTQLAINSTLGNAKIDAIVDMQKKDAEKYNVKADLQNLDVGTLISNKDLGKITGKINAIGTSFNPEKMVTKLSGTVSSAYYNKYTYQNIALDAKVNHGAFDAHVFSKDPNANLNLTASGVYKKDLSDVKLNGNIVKLDVQKLGLYSEPMIVAGEIDANFADLNPDYLNGSLYLKNFALSNTKDIFPMQEVSLIATSTADSNQINLTSQLADLDMKGKFKLTQIFGSLTSTINQYYEFQKPNKDEKIEPHQFFTLNAKIKDDELIRRFVPDLKNFETITFDATYDADSKQINVDGKIPNLTYGTNTINNGVLKLSNQNEALLYSLNVDALKSESFQLQKIDLNGDITNNVINYNVSTKDAKDATQFLVAGNLKTLNDITEISLNPNGLVLNYDQWQVGEGNLIQLRKDGIIAHNFSLMNNGSQILLQSESEKGTSPLNITIKDFKIETIAEIIKKDDLPAEGTINGTAQIRDLNKEMTFNADLTVSDLKAFGNPIGNIIAKVKNTSPTMINADITLDGNSNNMKIFGDYNTKESAFDLALDINRLEMKSVQGFTMNQIKDTEGYISGNLKIAGTIDKPSILGQVKFNQVGLTIAETGSNFRKIDDAIDFTNKGIEFNKFKINDNEENSLTIRGEILTETYRDFAFNLTANARDFNVVNSEKSNDAIMYGKLAVNANLTIKGDLDLPKVNGSLTVTDDTNFTFVLPQSSPSLQEREGIVEFIDQDQVALQETIKTDELKAESKIKGLDVSVNIEISKEAKTSIIIDKANGDFVEIQGEAELTGGMDPSGKMTLVGVYQVEKGAYELSVSLLKRRFDIQKGSSITWTGEPTTANLDITAIYKTKAAPIDLIEQQISGYSSSEMNMYKQRIPFNTELILKGELLKPDIKFNISMDKDNPSIATAVIENTQSKLDQLKNDEAEMNKQVFALLLLNRFIGENPFESKTSVSAETMALQSVSNILSQQLNNLADDLIQGIDIDLGLDTEDDYSSGSKNTRTDLNVAVSKRLLNDRMKVSVGSNFGLDGDARENENMTNIAGDITIDYSLSRDGRYMLRAYRKDEYQVALQGQIVETGVGFIITLDYDKFKEIFEKRRKNRANRANRKTQNQEVKP
- the tamL gene encoding translocation and assembly module lipoprotein TamL, translated to MKKSTLTYIKIIAYSFSALGISSCSNTRFLKEGEMLYTGSKLTIKGDSLSKTDKAELKDNLEKNIIPKPNSSFFGLRPRLYIYNITSEPKKQKGLKYWLKYKVGEKPVLLGDVDIEFNKDILVNYSENKGYFNAKAQGDTISTNKKAEVHYVLQPRKRYYINQVNFPKDTTLAINKEIKKTQANTLLKDKQPFDLDVIKAERERIDARLKENGYYYFHPDNIIVQADSTVTNKQDVELFVKLKDKTPEQAKKQYSIDKVIVFPDYNIRDARKGIYKMPMNNDSLAKYEQNGFYMVDLKNSFKPKVFDRVLYFKTGEIYNRADHNLTLNRLINLGVFKFVKNDFVISDSVNHKFDVYYTLTPREFQSLRLEVLGRTNSANYGGGELNLNWTHRNIFKGAEQLKMALYGAFDMQLGGQKDANNIFRAGFNTQLSIPRIVAPFKFHSSSAFVPRTNIEIGYEYQNRSRLYTLHNFNTSFGYVWKENAQKEYNLKIFSATLVFPEKVTDEYNSKIYDSIGNIINPSLKRVVDKQLIFGPQYSYTYTTTMLPRKSTFYYRGLVDLAGNLTGLITGANAKKDKEKEIFKIPFSQYAKMEHDFRFYHKFSEKSSIATRFIGGIAYPYGNSEFVPYSKLFFVGGSNSIRAFRARTLGPGSYDPRNQNSNFFFDQSGDIKLELNAEFRQKLFSFLNLALFVDAGNIWLINEDKTRPGAKFSKDFMSEIAVGAGLGLRLDFNILILRLDLATPLRVPYYEKNDRWTFDKIDFGDKAWRKDNLILNIAIGYPF